GAAGTACTCCTTGAAGAGCTCCTCGTGCTCCTTCAGCGCGGTGTCGGTGTCGACGAAGATGACGCCCTGCTCCTCCAGGTCCTCGCGGATCTGGTGGTAGACGACCTCGGACTCGTACTGGGCCGCGACACCGGCGACGAGGCGCTGCTTCTCCGCCTCCGGGATGCCGAGCTTGTCGTACGTGTTCTTGATGTCCTCCGGCAGGTCCTCCCAGGACTCGGCCTGCTTCTCGGTGGACCGCACGAAGTACTTGATGTTGTCGAAGTCGATGCCGCCGAGGTCGGAGCCCCAGGTCGGCATGGGCTTCTTGTCGAAGAGGCGCAGACCCTTGAGACGCAGCTTCAGCATCCACTCGGGCTCGTTCTTCTTCGCGGAGATGTCGCGGACGACGTCCTCGTTCAGTCCGCGCTTGGCCGCGGCGCCGGCCGCGTCGGAGTCGGCCCAGCCGTACTCGTACCGACCCAGGCCCTCGAGCTCGGGGTGGCTGATCTCGGTGGTCATGCGGGGTTCCTCCCGGCCGTGCTTGCGGATGCTGATTCGGTGGTCTGTGGGGCGCCGTGCGGGATGAACGTGGTGCAGACGCCGTCGCCGTGGGCGATGGTGGCCAGGCGCTGGACGTGCGTTCCCAGGAGGCGGGAGAAGATCTCCGTTTCCGCCTCGCACAGCTGGGGGTACTGCTCGGCGACGTGGGCGACCGGGCAGTGGTGCTGGCAGAGCTGCTCGCCGACCGGCGCGTTGCGCGCAGTGGCAGCGTACCCGTCCGCCGTGAGGGCCTTGGCCAGCGCCTCGGCCCGGCGCTCGGGCTCGACCGACTCGACGGCCTCGCGGTAGGACTCGGCCTGGGCCTCGATCCGGTCGCGGGCGAAGGCGGCGACGGCGGCCTCTCCACCGGCGTTCCGCTCGATCCAGCGGAGCGCCTCCACGGCGAGGGAGTCGTACGACTGGTCGAAGGCGTCCCGGCCGCAGTCGGTGAGGGCGAAGACCTTGGCGGGGCGGCCTCGGGTACGGGTCCCGTAGACGCGCTTCTCGCGGGCCTCGACGACCTGCTCGGCGACGAGCGCGT
The Streptomyces roseofulvus genome window above contains:
- a CDS encoding metalloregulator ArsR/SmtB family transcription factor, which encodes MKNLGAAPVEELATRERSTRNRVARSILDHGPSTVADLAERLGLTQAAVRRHLDALVAEQVVEAREKRVYGTRTRGRPAKVFALTDCGRDAFDQSYDSLAVEALRWIERNAGGEAAVAAFARDRIEAQAESYREAVESVEPERRAEALAKALTADGYAATARNAPVGEQLCQHHCPVAHVAEQYPQLCEAETEIFSRLLGTHVQRLATIAHGDGVCTTFIPHGAPQTTESASASTAGRNPA